One Carya illinoinensis cultivar Pawnee chromosome 5, C.illinoinensisPawnee_v1, whole genome shotgun sequence genomic window, GAGATCCTGTTCTTTGCAACTACTCTCAGTTTTGCATTTTTAAGTTGGTGTAAggatattttattcattttttactattattttattatcgaGTTTAATTTACGTGATTACGTtagttaattgaatttattttcttctaaattatgATGCTAGAAGATCtcattttggaatttttaattTAGATCCAAAATTCCAaatagcaaaaagaaaaaagtgaaagaCATTCAGAATGCTGTAAAATCAGCCTTTCAGATATTCCTTAGTAGAAAATGTTAAAGTGGATAATGTCTTCTATGGTTAAGataagaaaaagtgaaaaagactTTCAGAATGCTGTAAAATCAGCTAAAGTGCAAGAAGGTTTTTGCCAGTGGCAATCACGGTACAAATTTaaggcccaaaaaaaaaaaaaaaaactgtatatTAATGAGGGGAACCAAATGCAATAGGGACACTTCTCTGCTCATGTCGTGGTACTGAATGTTATGGTGTGTGGGGCCCGATAATGCATTAGGCTCGGCATGCAGCAGGTAAAACTATGGGACCCGAAACGTGGGTCGATCTGAGTCTGGCTCTGGCCCCTGGGGATGGATGTACACCACCAATATTGAGAATGAGCGAACCAAGTCACATCTGCGTGTATCTCGCCATTTGTTGTGAGCTGTTGCATGTTTTTCCCATGTAACGATCTATCCATCTCATTCATGGGAGATCAGCGCATGTGgatggagaagaaagaagaaagaagaacttTTTAACAGAGGAGTTATTTTGTGAacacaacccccccccccccccccccccccaacaagaACCGAGGTGAAATACCGACGTAAACTCCACTAACGAAAGTGGATGAAATTAATGGCTGGGCTATATGACTCTTTTTGTTGACAAACGCATGTACAAACTCACATTCAACAAGATTTATTACGTTCTACTATCGGTCAAATGTTCCAATCAACCAAACATCCTAGCTAGTCATCAATTCCCAGTACGACGAACAGTTCGAGAAAATAAAGGAGCAATATAGACGAGTCACAAGACCCATAATTCAATTATACATGCAGGGCCAGGGCCGACCAGGACTACGTGGGAAGAACATTCCTTTCGGCCATTGTCATCCGTCATGACTCATCTCACCCTCGACGTTTTTTTATCCTAATTTTGCATTTTTGCCTCGAACTCAGCAATtacatttttcttcatttccaGGTAAGCAATAATCTCCCATTCCGATGGACAGCAGGCAGAACTTCTTTGATAGTTTCTCTCCAGAAGCACCGCCTAGATGGGTCAAGCGGCTAAATAGCTCTTTCATCTCTCTTCAATGATTTTTGAGTAAATTTCTCTCGGTTAAAACATCATAGCAGCATACTTATTTGCAACTGCTTGTTCATTTACTGGCTCATTTGTGCACGTCTTCAGGTTTGTTGGCCAATGTTCTCTCTTTGACGGCGGTCTTTGAGAATGGACAAAAGTCGTGAACGGAAGGATGACAAGCAATATATCATCGTTGCATAGAAGCAATGGGAGGCTCACTTCCCGGGTCCCGCTTGCTAGAGCATTGCTAAATGACAGACGTTATAAGTTCACAATTGAGTTAATATCGGTGTAAATCCACAAAAGTAGACAACTGATAGACCCAAAGTTAATAAAGGGGATTTGGGAAGAAAGGAATAGAGGTGGGCTTCAAGGTCTTGACTCTTGAAGTGAATTAGGTACCGGCGAGCATATAAATTAAAGTCTACGCAGAAATCCTTTCTTAGACAAAGTATTTCTCATCCGAAACCCAAAAAAGAGGTTGTCACGAGAAGGGTTCAGAATCGGGTTTTCAATTGAGCCAACATACATTACGGGTTGGAATACCAAATTTCGGATCGGATTTCCAGTATCTACCGACGATGGCTTTCAGAATATCTCATTAAATCTGTCATAAAAGGGGTCAAGGAATAAAGACAGACAGTTCTTAAAGTTGGTGGGAACCAAATGAtgttataaaataagaaatatgtCGAGCCCCACTATTGTACAAATTCATGTTGCAAAAagtctcattttcttttcatgtaatCTACGGTCCCAAAATCTCTTCTTCCACTTAGAAAAATCTGGGGCTCTATGACCATCTTATAAACTGTCGGAGAAAAAATTTGTATCACAGAATTGTCTGCCCTCGCAGAAATTTTTCGAGTCTTAGAGGGCTTTCTTTATTTGAAAGAAGTTAGAGCATTCCTTGAGCGCAGCTTCAACATCATCCAGAGAAGCCACTGCAGCCACGACACCTTTGTTTTTAACTGACTCAATTGCATCGGCAAATTCCCTGAAGTCTTGCATCCTgtgaggaaaagagaaaaatcttGCACTTTACTTGAGTAAAGGTTCAAAGGTACCCAAAAACCAAGGCCATTTAGAAAGAAGGAAACTCAACTTCATTCTGTATCTATAGATATTTTGCATCATTTTAGTCCATTTATCTTAAACTTAAGAGCCACTAGTTTTTTTAAGCTTGTTTTTGTCATAATTTCCTCGGTTTggagaaaaataactttattcCTTCCACTCTTTATAGTTTCTGTGGCCTAGTTTTAGCATACCTAGATCGGTAAATAAACCTAATTTGTTACCTGGTTGATAATATCTCTTCACGTCTTCTTTGCCTTTCTTCTTCTGTGATTCCCAACAGATACCGCAACATACTTGAGAGAGAATGgggaaaaaagaagatgaaaattgaaatatgagTTATACTGAAAACAATAAGAAGCATATTAAAAAGCAACTGTATCTGCTGCTTTTAGCAGTGATCTTGCCTACCAGGTAGTGTACTTTTGAGTCAGGACGGGAAATTACTACAGCTcatatgataaataaatatttctcAGTAAAGAAACAGTTAATATTCAAATGTAACATCTTTAATTGTATTAAAGTGGCTAtcaaaaaaaatgtattaaagTGCAGTTAAAAAAGCTCGATGTAAAACAGCCACCTTTTACAGAGCTCTGTATGCATACCTGCTATAACCTTTTGCATCAGGGAGCTGGTATGAATCCACATCTCCAATGGTCCCAATAATGGCTTTTGTGAGTGTATCATCATCCATTTCCAACCCACGGAGAAAATCCCCAGTGCCATCATATACATCCAGTGTCTTTAACAAGTTGGGGTCACGATAAGATAAGAAGGAGAAGACTcctaaaaaaaccaaaaacataaGATTCTAAATAGCAATATAATCCTACTCCAGCACAAACTCACCATGGCACAAACTTGTACCTGAGTGAGTATCAAAGTTACAAAAGCCTCCATAAGCCCCACCACTAACTCGCACACGATCCCATAACCACGTATTACTAATGTAGTTTGAAATTACATGTGCACTCCCATCGAGTTGATAACCAGTTTCATAAATGTTAGCTGCTTTACCAACATAATTAACCTGCAGAATAGAAATGTGAataaataattgcaaggaataAATAAAGCAACGGGAGAAACAAAGAGGTAAAATAGAAATTCTCACCTGAGTGGGTATAACAATGgcttcatttgaagaatgaagccGAGCATTCCAATTAGTTGTTTCAACAAGAGAGCTGCTAGGAAGTGAGTCAATAAATCTGCTAACAAACTTTTCCGAGTTTGTGAGGATTTTTCCATCAGCAGTCAAATTTACAAGGCAACCGTTCCTCGAAAGTAAGGACTTGCGGATCTCCTCAAGAGATGAAGAAATTCCAGCCCAATCTTGATCAACTTTCTCTTCGAGAGATTGCAAGAATTCTAGGTAACTACAAGTGGAGTAGAAATGCAAACTGTATCAGACCATATGTATGTAAATCCATTGGAGCTACTGGAAGGAAAAGAACTTTTAGTAGTTCCTCCAGAGAAGAATTCTTTGTTGCAGGCAGATTCAAAAAGAGAAATGTCATTGAACGCAATGCCTTCAATCAAAGCTAAGTGCCTCGTTTGAGCTTCTATCTCAGTCAAGAAGATTCTACTTGAGAAGCTAGTCAGCAGAAAGCAAAACTGCCTACAAAGCTTTGATACAGCTCTACCCCTCCCAAAAAAAGAACGGAAAGATGCCTCAGCTTCATGGGTACCTTTACCCcaagcatttatttatttatttatattttttttaatgtcgggaaacctctccaaggcagagcCCTTCGGACTTTCGAAatttccctacacggaacttGTTAAATCTCTGGCTTTTCACCAAgagtgtggccccaaaggattattttcaccacttgggccaacccctgaAGGTACCACTTGGGGTGAAGGCCTTCACCACCAAGGCCTTCACCCCAAGCATTTATTTTCAGGTAAAATCCATTTTCAGATCACTTATTTTGGGATTAATACAAACCATCATGGAAGATAAAAGTCTTGAAAACTACCTACAAGGCATCCAATAACATCTATAGACATTCAAGTAACAACATGCACAAAGTTGTACAGCaatcatttatataattactagAAACATTAATTCATGggaaaccccaaggggttggcccaagtggtgaagacgttggtcttggggtctcactcccttcaaggtccaagatTCAACACCTTATGGgtaacaatcctttggggccacaccccctggtgaaaagccagaTTTTAACTAGTTACGTGTAAGGAAACTTTTGAGGGCGCGGTGGACGAGACCGGAGTTTACTCTATAGGGGTGTATCTAAAGGGacttgccttggagaggtttcccaacataaaaaataataataataattcatggGAAACATAATCCTATGAAGTGAAACTAAATGCTTCCATAAAGGGTAGAATAGTCGACTATACAAATTAGCCCAAAAGAAAAATCAGTAGAAAATATTTAAGCTGACCAACCTGATACCACCCATCTGCTCAGAAATCCACCCAGCAACATTTAACTTCGCACCCATCCTCGCAGCCACAATTCCATGACCACTACCTCTTAACCGGttctgaaaacaaaacaaaaaagtgaaCCGTGAgactcaaaaaaaaatattaaggtCCAGTTATGTTGATTATTTtccagaaaataaataaataaataaaatacctcCATTCTTGCTTTGCTTTGTGAGACAAACTGTTTAAACCGCTGCCGATCTGTAAACTGGACTTCTTGAAGAACACGATTAACCTATAATAAATGCAGAAATCCTCAGTCAGCATATGATCCATGGAGAACAACTTTTTTGAGAAGGGAATTGCAGTAATGACAACATATGGCAAGAAACAAAAGTATCAACTAGAGCCGGCAAAGGCAGTAGGGGATGCCAAGGGCATAGGTAtaaggtaaaaataaaaaagaatgtgtGAAGTTGTGGATGAGGTCTCTTAATAAAACACCCATTTTTATAGAATCATCTCTCTCATCAATTAAGGTTGACAAATGTTAGTCAATCATAGACGTTTCAAAAAAACCACAGCTATGCAGAAGACATTCTTAATTTATGGCAGTCTACTAATCAAGCTTGCAACTCCAAACTTTTTCTAGATAAGTCAATTTATTAAAAGCACAAATGAGATCACAACCCAAGTAGACAATGTATACAGAAAGCACTAGACTAGGAAAGAGAGGGGAAACAGGAAGACAAAACCACTACAATTAAAAAAACTGAGTATTCTGAGCTGACATCCAAACAAGAGAGTTCTTAGCAATACGATTCTAAGCTCATCCGCCATATTCTCGTTGTCTACAAAGTTAGTGCAGACATTCTAAACTTCTTTGCATGAATTTTTGTTCTCCAACAGAGGGATAACAAACAGAAGTTAAAAGGCTTTAGAAGAGGCAGATGCTCGGGGCAAATAATTAAGCAAAATTATTCAATCTACAGGCCAAAAACAATAATCAAAAGATTGAAATATTCACGTATTATTCCTGTGTAAAATCAGAATCTTGATCAAATCACACAAAGAGAGTTGCATTAGAGGTCAATACCTTGTTCTCTCCTTTATTTGTGCATATATTCTTATGTTCCTAAAAGAGTTCTACATATGAGTTTTGGCATGTCTGTAAAATCATATTCGGTTCAAGTTGCCAGAAACAAGTTCACTCACCCAACTAGAGGAAATAAAGTAAAAGCTTAGGCCTGATTGGTGTATAACTTGAATAACAAAGATGCCCCATGACAGAGATTACAGAATTTGGGCCTGGTGCACTGTGCTCACAAATTTCACAATAGGTTAAATACACCTAATGAATTGCTGCAATGTTTACAATAACCCAAGTGGTTCAAATTAACTTCAttctaggtttttttttattggcaccaagtGTCGGGAATAACGTCCCGATGAATCccaggggtgcacaggcccttggcAAGGAACTCATTTTAGGTTTCCTACACATAAAGTCGAAAGAATTAATACCAGGGAAAATAGGTCTTCTGCACGCTCTGCCATGGCTTTGCCTCGAACAACCATATAGCTACATGGATCCTCTCTACCTCGTACAGATGATGTGAATGGATAAACTGATATTCCTCCAGTTTTTCTTCCAATTAACTGATTAAGTTGAACAAAAGTCAAGTCTTCTGTACCCATCTCCAGTAATGATTGGCTGTCAAGAATAATGTTAAATAGTCAACTAATGTAATCTTTATTAtcttagaagaagaaaaatacaatatgcACTAGATTTTATGAACATAATGAACATTACTAACACTGCTGCTGCTACTTCCCTGTTAATGATTTCCGTTTCTTGATGGTAGATTATTTTTCCCCATAGAGCAAGTATAACGTTTGCTCTTCCTTTCAGTGAGTCGTTCTAGGATTATGAGCagtatatataatttctcttttcaGAACAGCTTCTTTTGTGAAACATTTTTTTGTACTCAGACAATAGAAACAAGACATCAATAGCAAGTTTAGcaacaaaataaatagtatCTCTTAGTGCAACATCTCACCAAAAAAGTGGTACCAAAGGGAGAAGCTCTTGCTTCAGTGTACCCATATTGAAGACAACTTCAGTGTACAGGACATCATTTGTAAAGAGATCATGCTGCAAAACTTTTACTCCATTGATATCCCCGACCTACAGTTCACATAAGAATGCTTTATAAGCTCACTGCCCATAGGAGAAACATGTAGAACATCCAAATGCAAGATACTAAAGGTAATGACAACCTCTGTAGGAATGCGAATTGGTTCCTTTGGGATGTCTTGCAAAGAGAGGCTTGGGACACTTCTCAGGGCTTCTGGTGGATCAGGAGTTTCCTGCTTCAATCGTAACTCCTGTGTGGCTCGTGCTAGCTCAGCAAGGTCTTCCTCTGTCATACTCGCTTTAACATTCTCCAAAATTTCCTTTTCAGCTTCTTCATCACGTGAAGCTTTATCTGGATCAGGCTGACAAAAAATAACCGAGAGATAATTACAGAAGCATAACATGCACACAGAAACTGAAACTTTTTAGGCTAAGATATATTAGTGACTACCTGCATTTCTATGGTAACACGATGAGGATTTTTCAAGATGAATTTCTCTAGTAGAGGAGAAAAGACAGCTTTGGAGCCTTCCTCTGCTATTCTGGCTTTTAGGGCCATTAAGGGCTTTTCATACTTTAATGGTGCAAAGGGGTCCATATCATATATCCATTTACCCTATAAAACAACAGAGTACTtacattagagagagagagagagagagagatgcctaATTATGTAAGACAACAAAACAATGCTGAATCTTACAATAGACCGAAGCATCAGTGACAAGCCACGAGGAAATGATCCAGTGTTGTTTTCCCTAAGAGAAAACTCAATCGTGTTCATGGATGCCTCCACAGCATCAGCATCAAAACCTTCCTCCGCTAACTTTGCAAGCGTACTCATGATTAATTCCTCTACCTTTTCAATATCAGGTTCGGAGACACCCTTCAAACCAATGCTAAACTGGGGCTGAAGGAGCTCATCTTCAACCCCACCACCAACTATGGCCTCTCCTAAGCCACTTTCAAGCAAGATTTTCCTTAATGGAGAAGCAGGAGTTCCCAGCATAAGATGATCCAAGAACCCAAGGGTAAGCTCAGTTTCCAGATCTAGGGGCTTATCAGAGAGTAACCAATTAAGGCATAccatattcttcttcttcaaatccCCACCTTCACCGGCAGGATATTTCTCGACAATCCTGACTGGGTCTGAAAACAGTTTTTGTGGTTCAATTTTTGATTCGTTTGGAGCAGAACTTGCATCAAACATATCCAGATACtctgagagaatgagagagagtaagatgccatgccatattaaaaaataaatagaatcaATACATTGTTCAACACcccccacacccccccccccccttctacTTTTTCTCCTCAACTTAGCTACCAGTGTATCATGGTCTTTAAATTGAATgctcataaaaattaaaagggtattttttaatcacaaatttaagcacatttttttaaaagaacaatGGAATGCACTTCAGTATAAAAAGCATATAGAATGCAGTAGGCATAACACCATGAAATTAACTTTTGGTAACTTGTTCcgttttatatttatagtaatACAAAACCACCAAAGGAAGACCTTTTATGAGGATGGGGAAGTTATCGAAATCGGCCATATACATCGCCATAGGGAAAGTTATTGGGGCATATGTTCATAAAGTAGATGTCAGTTATTACCACTTAGGATACGTAGGCGTTCATTTGGATCATCGTCACCATAAAACCATATCCTGGCATTGCTGGGGTGGTAATATTTACGATGAAATTCCTGTAAcgtttaaaatgaaattaccGTAAATTTTATTTACGGAAATAGCACCATGTGGTATCATAAACAATAATGAAGATTGACCGGTAATGGATAAGCTGGAACAACTTGCGCTCAAGCTATAGGCAAAAAAGAATAAGCATGCAGATAAAATTAGCCCTTGTGGCCGAAAATACGCCAAAGAGTTCTAGAAGGTGTGCTACAAAACAGGAATAaaaaaacaccaaaatcaaagttCAAAAAGAGGTagttaaaaacttttaaaaaacaaaaaaaaaaaagctaaatgTTGTTATCTATATCTCAATGAAACCAAAAGGATCCTTTCAAATTTCAAGACAATAAGGCAACTACCAAAAAGTACCAGAAAATTGCTGCACAATTCCATAGAAAAATAGCTGCATTAACCAAAACAAATTTGATGGTAttcaaatgcttaaaaaaactataaacgCTCTGccaaaatcttcaaattcattttgtgacaacatacacaaataaaaattgacaataAGCAATTGAACAGCCAAAAAAGCACATTGAAACACCAGAATTGCATTCCAACTTCACAATACAATAACTATCATGCTCAAAAGAAAGAACACACCATGTCAATCATTCAGGTTAAACAAACTGGTAAGTAACCACAAAGATACAACACCTAAGAAATCACTATTTGAAAGTTGCACGTATTATACTATCACAATAGAACAAAGATCTTAAAG contains:
- the LOC122309901 gene encoding presequence protease 2, chloroplastic/mitochondrial-like, whose protein sequence is MERAALLRSLTCSPLACNAFLFRSSALRFSRTSLSPLSRSSSSFAPKCHRLIPHPTGRTLLRRSLLAATSSASCLNLRKRLSSLSTRAVATPPTHTSQEFVGARDEVAEKLGFEKVSEEFVGECKSRAVLYKHEKTGAEVMSVSNSDENKVFGVVFRTPPKDSTGIPHILEHSVLCGSRKYPLKEPFVELLKGSLHTFLNAFTYPDRTCYPVASTNTKDFYNLVDVYLDAVFFPKCVEDFHTFQQEGWHYELNNPSEDISYKGVVFNEMKGVYSQPDNILGRTAQQALFPDNTYGVDSGGDPQVIPKLTFEQFKEFHRKYYHPSNARIWFYGDDDPNERLRILSEYLDMFDASSAPNESKIEPQKLFSDPVRIVEKYPAGEGGDLKKKNMVCLNWLLSDKPLDLETELTLGFLDHLMLGTPASPLRKILLESGLGEAIVGGGVEDELLQPQFSIGLKGVSEPDIEKVEELIMSTLAKLAEEGFDADAVEASMNTIEFSLRENNTGSFPRGLSLMLRSIGKWIYDMDPFAPLKYEKPLMALKARIAEEGSKAVFSPLLEKFILKNPHRVTIEMQPDPDKASRDEEAEKEILENVKASMTEEDLAELARATQELRLKQETPDPPEALRSVPSLSLQDIPKEPIRIPTEVGDINGVKVLQHDLFTNDVLYTEVVFNMGTLKQELLPLVPLFCQSLLEMGTEDLTFVQLNQLIGRKTGGISVYPFTSSVRGREDPCSYMVVRGKAMAERAEDLFSLVNRVLQEVQFTDRQRFKQFVSQSKARMENRLRGSGHGIVAARMGAKLNVAGWISEQMGGISYLEFLQSLEEKVDQDWAGISSSLEEIRKSLLSRNGCLVNLTADGKILTNSEKFVSRFIDSLPSSSLVETTNWNARLHSSNEAIVIPTQVNYVGKAANIYETGYQLDGSAHVISNYISNTWLWDRVRVSGGAYGGFCNFDTHSGVFSFLSYRDPNLLKTLDVYDGTGDFLRGLEMDDDTLTKAIIGTIGDVDSYQLPDAKGYSSMLRYLLGITEEERQRRREEILSTRMQDFREFADAIESVKNKGVVAAVASLDDVEAALKECSNFFQIKKAL